The proteins below come from a single Cylindrospermopsis raciborskii Cr2010 genomic window:
- a CDS encoding alpha/beta fold hydrolase: MPYTTPFRNSRIKLPQGLLFWHEIGEGIPIIFLHGPWNDGSQWTQVMSLIADKFHCFAPDLLGFGTSANPNVHHSISLQVECLNEFVKALKLKRFYLVGDSLGAWIATSYALKYPDYIISLLLLQPEGIKTDKLEPTCSSMRRLANTPSLLFAVFKCLDKRFNPIIRILGWQNKINKYLELHRKFLDHPTACQLLFNRQFREIDRELLDNNLVTLELPCLILQGGQDERENLEKSKIYSSMISQSQLKIITHGKNNLPQTCTTVVAQYILDFFTC, translated from the coding sequence ATGCCGTATACAACCCCATTCCGCAACTCCCGCATCAAACTTCCCCAAGGACTTCTATTCTGGCATGAAATCGGTGAAGGAATCCCCATAATCTTCTTACACGGACCTTGGAATGATGGTAGTCAGTGGACACAGGTAATGAGTTTAATAGCTGATAAATTCCATTGTTTTGCACCAGACCTATTAGGTTTTGGTACATCCGCAAATCCCAATGTACATCATTCAATCAGCTTACAAGTAGAGTGTTTGAATGAGTTTGTAAAAGCTTTGAAGCTGAAGCGATTCTATTTAGTAGGGGATTCCTTGGGAGCTTGGATTGCCACTAGTTATGCGCTGAAATATCCTGATTATATTATTAGTTTGTTGTTATTACAACCAGAGGGCATAAAGACAGATAAATTAGAACCAACTTGCTCAAGTATGCGGCGTTTAGCTAATACACCGTCCTTATTATTTGCAGTGTTTAAGTGTTTAGATAAGAGATTCAATCCAATAATTAGAATATTAGGTTGGCAAAACAAAATAAATAAATACTTGGAATTACACCGCAAATTCTTGGATCATCCTACAGCGTGCCAATTATTATTCAATCGGCAATTTCGGGAAATTGACAGGGAATTATTAGACAATAATTTAGTTACCCTAGAACTACCTTGTTTGATTTTGCAAGGTGGTCAGGATGAGAGGGAAAATCTGGAGAAGAGTAAGATCTATTCATCCATGATTTCCCAATCCCAGTTAAAAATCATCACCCATGGAAAAAACAATTTACCCCAAACCTGTACAACTGTAGTAGCTCAATATATCCTAGACTTTTTCACTTGTTAA
- a CDS encoding pantothenate kinase: MKLNSRSEVRDDFVLGLAIGNSHLHWGLFLGNKLYFTWDSRHLPEDVILQIPQCQTLDELITLTTQFSFPSHSPAIYCPLPIFLASVVPQETQTWLSYPNIQVITLNQVPLKEIYPTLGIDRALALLGTGKKYGFPALVIDAGTALTFTGVNENESLVGGAILPGLGLQLASLGENTGQLPLLTTGEILNLPPRFALETKTAILSGVIYTLLAGIQDFIDYWLSSFPHTYIAITGGDGTLLKDLLVQLSPSLGKRLISDPHLILWGIEEVLRNH; the protein is encoded by the coding sequence GTGAAACTGAATAGCAGATCAGAAGTTAGGGATGATTTTGTGCTAGGATTGGCCATTGGCAATTCCCATTTACACTGGGGTTTATTTCTGGGGAACAAGTTATACTTCACCTGGGATAGTAGACATTTACCGGAAGATGTGATCTTGCAGATCCCTCAATGTCAAACCCTGGATGAACTGATTACCCTGACCACCCAATTTTCTTTTCCCTCTCACTCCCCAGCTATTTACTGTCCTCTTCCCATTTTTTTAGCTTCCGTGGTTCCCCAGGAAACTCAAACATGGCTATCCTACCCTAACATACAAGTGATCACCTTAAATCAAGTCCCCCTGAAAGAAATATATCCTACCCTGGGTATTGATCGCGCTTTAGCTTTATTGGGTACGGGTAAAAAGTATGGATTCCCAGCTTTAGTAATTGATGCAGGTACAGCTTTAACTTTTACAGGTGTAAATGAAAATGAGTCTTTAGTTGGTGGAGCAATTTTACCGGGTCTGGGTTTACAACTAGCCAGTTTGGGAGAAAATACTGGGCAATTGCCATTATTGACAACGGGGGAAATTCTCAATTTACCACCACGTTTTGCGCTGGAGACGAAAACAGCAATTCTCAGTGGAGTTATTTACACATTGTTGGCGGGAATCCAGGATTTTATTGATTATTGGTTGTCTTCGTTCCCCCACACTTACATTGCAATCACTGGAGGGGATGGAACTTTATTAAAAGACCTTTTAGTTCAACTATCTCCCTCCCTAGGAAAAAGGTTAATTTCAGACCCACATCTCATCCTGTGGGGGATTGAAGAAGTCCTGAGAAACCATTAA
- the clpB gene encoding ATP-dependent chaperone ClpB, giving the protein MQPTDPNKFTDTAWDAVIKSQDIVRAYQQQQLEVEHLILAILETSSAVTSGILTRAEIDPIRLQEQLEAYTKRQPKVGKTDQLYLGRSLDLLLDRAEEIRGRIKDGEISEGHILLALAEDERVGRRIFKGLNIDISKLESAVQTVRVTQKVSGKDNGSGDGSEPALKRFGQDLTEQAKAGKLDPVIGRDDEIRRVIQVLSRRSKNNPVLIGEPGVGKTAIAEALAQRMINGDVPESLKNRQLITLDIGSLIAGAKYRGEFEDRLKNVLREVTESNGQVVLFIDELHTVVGAGSNQQGAMDASNLLKPMLARGELRCIGATTLDEYRKYIEKDAALERRFQQVFVDQPTVENTISILRGLKERYEVHHNVKIADSALVAAATLSARYIADRFLPDKAIDLVDEAAAKLKMEITSKPSELETIDRRLMQLEMEKLSLSGEEKATAPTRERLDRIEQEISNLTTKQQKLNEQWQGEKQLLEAISSLKKEEDALRVQIEQAERDYDLNKAAQLKYGKLEGVQREREIKETQLLEIQHQGSTLLREQVTEADIAETVAKWTGIPVNRLLESERQKLLKLEHHLHERVIGQEEAVLAVSAAIRRARAGMKDPSRPIGSFLFMGPTGVGKTELARALAQFLFDSEDALVRLDMSEYMEKHSVSRLVGAPPGYVGYEEGGQLSETIRRHPYSVVLLDEVEKAHGDVFNILLQVLDDGRITDSQGRVVDFRNTVIVMTSNIGSEYIIDISGNGDKHELMRNRVMDSLRSHFRPEFINRIDDLILFHTLNRSEMGQIIRIQLQRVEKLLKEQKICLNITDNACDYLVEIGYDPVYGARPLKRSIQREIENPLATKILENSFVAGDVIVIDKGENGLTFFKKQENLPSPINPLELVTGSRPQ; this is encoded by the coding sequence ATGCAGCCTACAGATCCAAATAAATTTACTGACACAGCATGGGATGCTGTAATTAAATCTCAAGATATAGTCCGTGCTTATCAACAACAACAATTAGAAGTAGAACACCTAATTTTAGCCATTCTAGAAACTTCTAGTGCGGTTACTTCGGGTATTTTGACTCGCGCTGAAATTGATCCAATTAGATTACAAGAACAATTAGAAGCCTACACTAAACGCCAACCGAAAGTGGGAAAGACGGATCAACTCTATTTAGGGCGCAGTTTAGATTTACTCCTGGACCGAGCAGAGGAAATTCGCGGGAGAATTAAGGATGGGGAAATCTCTGAAGGTCATATTTTATTAGCTCTTGCAGAAGATGAACGGGTTGGTAGACGGATCTTTAAAGGTTTAAATATTGATATTTCTAAGTTAGAATCTGCTGTCCAAACTGTCCGTGTGACTCAAAAGGTTTCTGGAAAAGACAATGGGTCTGGGGATGGTTCTGAACCAGCACTAAAACGTTTTGGGCAAGATCTAACTGAACAAGCAAAAGCTGGAAAATTAGATCCTGTTATTGGTCGTGATGATGAAATTAGACGGGTAATTCAAGTCTTATCCAGACGTAGTAAAAATAACCCGGTTCTTATTGGTGAACCAGGGGTGGGTAAAACGGCGATCGCTGAAGCTCTGGCCCAAAGAATGATTAATGGCGATGTTCCTGAATCTCTGAAAAATCGTCAGTTGATTACCCTGGATATTGGCAGTTTAATTGCTGGTGCTAAATATAGAGGTGAATTTGAAGACAGATTAAAAAATGTCCTCCGGGAGGTTACTGAATCTAATGGTCAGGTAGTTTTGTTTATTGATGAGTTACATACAGTGGTGGGAGCTGGTTCCAATCAACAGGGAGCTATGGATGCTAGCAATCTCCTCAAACCTATGTTAGCTCGTGGTGAACTTAGATGTATTGGCGCAACTACTTTAGATGAATATCGCAAATATATAGAAAAAGATGCTGCTTTAGAACGAAGGTTTCAACAGGTTTTTGTGGATCAACCCACGGTAGAAAACACTATTTCTATTTTGCGCGGTCTTAAAGAACGCTATGAAGTCCATCATAATGTGAAAATTGCCGATTCCGCTTTGGTTGCTGCAGCTACTTTATCAGCTCGTTATATTGCAGATCGGTTTTTACCTGATAAGGCCATTGATTTAGTTGATGAAGCAGCAGCCAAGTTAAAAATGGAAATCACCTCCAAACCCTCAGAACTGGAAACCATTGACAGACGTTTAATGCAGCTGGAAATGGAAAAATTGTCCTTGTCGGGAGAAGAAAAAGCTACCGCTCCTACCAGGGAACGATTGGACAGAATTGAACAGGAAATCTCTAATTTAACTACTAAGCAACAAAAATTGAATGAACAATGGCAAGGAGAAAAGCAGTTATTAGAAGCCATTAGTAGTTTGAAGAAAGAAGAAGATGCACTCAGGGTACAAATTGAGCAAGCGGAAAGAGATTATGATTTAAATAAAGCTGCTCAATTAAAATACGGCAAACTGGAAGGGGTGCAAAGAGAACGAGAAATTAAAGAAACCCAGTTATTAGAAATTCAACATCAGGGTTCTACTCTATTAAGAGAACAGGTCACGGAAGCGGATATCGCAGAAACAGTCGCTAAATGGACTGGTATACCCGTTAATCGTCTGTTGGAATCGGAACGTCAGAAACTACTCAAACTGGAACATCATCTCCATGAAAGGGTGATTGGTCAAGAAGAAGCTGTACTCGCAGTATCAGCTGCTATTCGTCGTGCCCGCGCGGGTATGAAAGACCCATCCCGTCCCATAGGTTCCTTTTTGTTTATGGGCCCAACCGGAGTGGGGAAAACCGAACTTGCTCGTGCCCTGGCTCAATTTCTGTTTGATTCCGAGGATGCTTTAGTTAGGTTGGATATGTCCGAATATATGGAAAAGCATTCTGTCTCCCGTTTGGTGGGCGCTCCCCCAGGATATGTTGGTTATGAAGAGGGTGGTCAGCTCTCAGAAACTATTCGTCGTCACCCCTATTCTGTAGTTTTGTTGGATGAGGTGGAAAAAGCCCATGGCGATGTATTTAATATCTTACTCCAGGTCTTAGACGACGGAAGAATTACTGATAGTCAGGGTAGAGTGGTGGATTTTCGGAACACTGTTATAGTGATGACTAGTAATATTGGTAGTGAATATATCATTGATATTTCCGGGAATGGGGATAAGCACGAACTGATGCGGAACAGGGTAATGGATAGTTTGCGATCGCATTTTCGTCCTGAATTTATTAATCGGATTGACGACCTAATTTTGTTCCACACCTTGAATCGTTCTGAGATGGGTCAGATTATTCGCATTCAATTGCAAAGGGTGGAGAAATTATTAAAAGAACAGAAGATCTGTTTAAATATAACCGACAATGCCTGTGATTATTTAGTAGAAATCGGGTACGATCCAGTATATGGTGCCCGTCCATTAAAGAGGTCAATCCAGCGGGAAATAGAAAATCCCCTAGCGACCAAGATATTAGAAAACAGCTTTGTTGCTGGGGACGTAATTGTTATAGACAAGGGGGAAAATGGACTGACATTTTTTAAAAAGCAGGAAAATTTGCCGTCTCCCATTAATCCCCTTGAGTTGGTTACAGGATCTCGCCCTCAATAA
- a CDS encoding diflavin flavoprotein, with the protein MSITKPRDVQIIPIGTNTIILRSRSWTRLRFEIEYGLAKGTTANSFVIKSDKIAIIDPPGETFTKIYLDALQDRINPKSIDYIILGHVNPNRAATLKALREIAPQITFVCSNPGAKNLKSALENDDLPILIMRGDETLDLGKGHHLQFIPTPNPRYPDQLCTYDPQTEILFSDKLFGSHFCGDQVFDEGWEVFTEDRRYYFDCLMAPHPRQVETALDKLADLQIRLYATGHGPLVRYGLQELTHSYREWIKQQTNSELSVALIYASAYGNTTTLSQAIARGITKAGVRVESINCEFADPEEIKSAIEKCAGFVIGSPTLGGHAPTPVQTALGIVLSTATNTKLAGVFGSFGWSGEAVDLLEGKLKDAGFRFGFEPIRVKFKPNESTLQNCEEAGTDFAQALKRFTKKSLVAKQPATNVEQAVGRIIGSLCVVTATQGEIKTGMLASWVTQASFNPPGLTIAVAKDRAMENLTHTSNPFIVNILAEGREIRKHFMKVYEPGQDRFKGLDITEGNGGVILNGALAYLECTVQSRMEVGDHWLVYATVNDGKVLNQDGMTAIHHRKSASFY; encoded by the coding sequence ATGTCAATTACTAAACCCCGTGATGTACAGATAATACCTATTGGTACAAATACCATCATATTACGCTCCCGCAGTTGGACAAGATTGCGGTTTGAAATTGAATATGGTTTAGCCAAGGGGACCACAGCTAATTCCTTTGTCATTAAGAGTGATAAAATTGCCATAATTGACCCCCCAGGGGAAACTTTTACCAAGATTTATTTGGATGCATTACAAGATAGAATTAACCCAAAATCCATTGACTATATAATTCTAGGTCACGTCAATCCTAACCGAGCTGCAACTCTAAAAGCATTAAGAGAAATTGCTCCTCAAATCACTTTTGTTTGCTCTAACCCAGGAGCAAAAAACCTCAAATCAGCACTGGAAAATGACGATTTACCCATTTTGATCATGCGGGGTGATGAAACCCTAGACTTAGGAAAGGGTCATCATCTCCAATTTATTCCCACTCCCAACCCCCGTTACCCAGACCAACTGTGTACCTATGATCCCCAAACAGAAATTCTCTTTTCTGATAAGTTGTTTGGATCTCACTTTTGTGGTGATCAGGTTTTTGATGAGGGTTGGGAGGTTTTTACCGAAGATCGTCGCTATTATTTCGACTGTCTCATGGCCCCCCACCCAAGACAAGTGGAAACCGCTTTGGATAAACTGGCAGATTTACAAATTCGACTATATGCTACCGGTCACGGACCATTAGTAAGATATGGGCTGCAGGAGCTAACGCACTCTTATCGAGAATGGATTAAACAACAAACTAATTCAGAACTTAGTGTAGCATTGATCTATGCTTCCGCCTATGGTAACACCACTACCCTATCCCAAGCGATCGCTCGTGGTATTACCAAAGCAGGTGTTAGGGTGGAGTCCATTAATTGCGAGTTCGCAGACCCAGAAGAAATTAAAAGTGCGATCGAAAAATGTGCGGGTTTTGTTATTGGTTCCCCCACCCTAGGTGGACACGCACCTACACCGGTACAAACAGCCTTGGGTATTGTTTTATCTACTGCAACTAATACTAAGTTAGCAGGGGTGTTTGGTTCCTTTGGTTGGAGTGGGGAAGCAGTGGATCTGCTGGAAGGTAAACTGAAAGATGCTGGTTTTAGATTTGGTTTTGAACCTATTCGAGTCAAGTTCAAACCTAACGAGTCCACTTTACAAAACTGTGAGGAAGCAGGTACGGATTTTGCCCAAGCGTTAAAACGGTTTACTAAAAAATCCTTAGTAGCAAAACAACCTGCAACTAATGTAGAACAAGCTGTAGGTCGCATCATAGGTTCTTTATGTGTGGTCACAGCAACTCAAGGAGAAATCAAAACTGGGATGTTAGCATCCTGGGTAACCCAAGCCAGTTTTAATCCTCCTGGACTGACTATTGCGGTAGCTAAGGACCGCGCTATGGAAAACCTAACTCATACAAGTAATCCATTTATTGTTAATATTCTAGCTGAAGGACGGGAAATACGTAAACATTTTATGAAGGTTTACGAACCCGGACAGGACAGATTTAAGGGTTTGGACATCACCGAGGGAAATGGGGGTGTAATTTTAAATGGCGCTTTGGCGTACTTGGAATGTACCGTGCAAAGCCGCATGGAAGTGGGAGATCACTGGTTAGTTTATGCGACTGTGAATGATGGTAAGGTACTCAATCAAGATGGTATGACTGCTATCCACCATCGCAAGTCCGCAAGTTTTTATTGA
- a CDS encoding diflavin flavoprotein, with the protein MVLLTDAGQEKQAPVKRLTTQTVEIAQDTTAIRSLDWDRDRFDIEFGLQNGTTYNSFLIRGEQIALVDTSHEKFRHLYFDALTSLINLQDINYLIISHTEPDHSGLVKDLLQKAPDITVVGSKVAIQFLEGLVHQPFKRRIVKNGDRLSLGNGHELEFVIAPNLHWPDTIFSFDHHTETLYTCDAFGMHYCSDSTFDDNLATIEEDFKYYYDCLMGPNSRSVLSAIKRMAELKHIKMIATGHGPLLYHNVEELTGRYRTWSQSQTKAESVVGIFYLSEYGYSDRLAQSIANGVMKTGLGVEMVDLGGAVDLQELRELVGRCKGLVLGMSPVSTTNSSMQAAVSTVLGSATEKQAIGIFETGGGDDEPTYPLLNKFRAAGLMIGFPVIEIRETPTENTYKKCEEAGTDLGQLVTKEKSIKAMKSLGADLDKALGRISGGLYIITAKKGDVSSAMLASWVSQSSFKPLGFSIAVAKDRAIESLMQVGDRFVLNVLEEGNYQTLMKHFLKRFAPGADRFEGVKTQPAENGAPILSDALAYMECEVVSRMDCGDHWAVYSTVYAGRVSKPDSLTAVHHRKVGNHY; encoded by the coding sequence ATGGTATTGCTCACCGATGCTGGACAGGAAAAACAAGCTCCTGTCAAACGTCTGACCACACAGACTGTAGAAATTGCTCAAGACACCACAGCTATCCGCTCCTTAGACTGGGATCGGGACCGTTTTGATATTGAGTTTGGGTTACAAAATGGTACAACCTATAACTCATTTCTGATTCGCGGTGAACAGATAGCTCTAGTTGACACGTCTCATGAAAAGTTCCGTCACCTATATTTTGACGCACTCACTAGCTTAATTAATCTTCAAGATATAAACTATCTCATCATTAGCCACACAGAACCCGATCACAGCGGATTAGTTAAGGATCTGCTGCAAAAAGCTCCTGATATCACCGTGGTTGGATCTAAGGTAGCAATTCAATTTTTAGAAGGTTTGGTACATCAACCATTTAAACGTCGGATAGTGAAAAATGGCGATCGCTTGTCTCTGGGAAATGGTCATGAATTGGAATTTGTCATAGCTCCTAATTTACACTGGCCCGACACTATTTTTAGTTTCGATCACCATACAGAAACTTTATATACCTGTGATGCTTTTGGCATGCACTACTGCTCAGATAGCACATTTGATGACAATTTAGCCACCATTGAAGAAGACTTCAAATACTACTATGACTGTCTCATGGGACCCAACTCCCGCTCTGTGTTATCTGCTATAAAGCGGATGGCAGAATTGAAACATATCAAAATGATTGCTACCGGTCATGGACCTCTGTTATACCACAACGTGGAGGAATTAACGGGACGTTATCGCACCTGGAGTCAAAGTCAAACCAAAGCGGAAAGCGTAGTAGGGATATTCTATCTCTCTGAGTATGGTTATAGCGATCGCCTGGCCCAATCCATTGCTAACGGGGTGATGAAGACGGGTCTAGGGGTAGAGATGGTGGATCTAGGTGGAGCAGTAGACCTACAGGAGCTACGGGAACTAGTGGGACGGTGTAAGGGATTAGTTCTAGGAATGTCGCCAGTTTCCACCACTAATTCCAGCATGCAAGCTGCAGTGAGTACGGTTTTGGGGTCAGCTACTGAAAAACAAGCCATTGGTATTTTTGAAACTGGTGGTGGAGATGATGAACCCACCTACCCACTGTTAAATAAATTCCGAGCTGCGGGTTTAATGATTGGTTTCCCTGTGATTGAGATACGAGAAACACCGACAGAAAACACATACAAAAAATGCGAGGAAGCTGGGACTGACCTGGGACAGTTAGTTACCAAAGAGAAAAGCATCAAAGCGATGAAATCCTTGGGTGCTGATTTAGATAAAGCCCTGGGGAGGATTAGTGGTGGTTTATATATCATCACCGCCAAAAAGGGTGATGTTTCCAGTGCTATGTTGGCCTCCTGGGTAAGTCAGTCCAGTTTTAAACCCCTAGGTTTTTCCATTGCGGTAGCTAAAGATCGGGCCATAGAATCTCTGATGCAAGTAGGAGATCGGTTTGTCCTCAATGTTTTAGAAGAAGGTAACTATCAAACATTGATGAAGCACTTTTTAAAGCGATTTGCTCCCGGTGCGGATCGGTTTGAAGGTGTAAAAACCCAACCAGCAGAAAATGGCGCTCCGATTTTAAGTGATGCTTTAGCCTATATGGAATGTGAAGTGGTAAGTCGGATGGACTGTGGTGATCATTGGGCGGTATATAGTACCGTCTATGCGGGAAGAGTATCTAAGCCAGACTCACTCACAGCAGTTCACCATCGTAAAGTCGGTAATCACTACTAA
- the gloA gene encoding lactoylglutathione lyase — translation MRLLHTMLRVGNLDKSLEFYCDILGMKLLRRKDYPTGEFTLAFVGYGDESDNAVIELTYNWGVEKYELGTGYGHIALGVDDIYSTCEAIGTRGGKVVRQPGPMKHGSTVIAFVEDPDGYKVELIQMAKS, via the coding sequence ATGAGATTGTTACACACCATGCTCCGGGTGGGAAATTTAGACAAATCTTTGGAATTCTACTGTGATATCCTGGGAATGAAATTATTGCGTCGCAAGGACTATCCCACGGGAGAATTCACCCTAGCTTTTGTGGGATATGGAGATGAAAGTGACAATGCTGTTATAGAATTAACTTATAATTGGGGAGTGGAAAAATATGAATTGGGTACTGGATATGGTCATATTGCTTTAGGAGTTGATGACATTTACTCCACCTGTGAAGCCATTGGAACCCGTGGTGGTAAGGTTGTACGTCAACCTGGCCCTATGAAACATGGTTCAACGGTTATAGCCTTTGTTGAAGATCCAGATGGGTATAAAGTGGAGTTGATTCAGATGGCCAAGAGTTAA
- the argC gene encoding N-acetyl-gamma-glutamyl-phosphate reductase gives MNNFRRIPVGIVGASGYGGVQLVRLLMDHPQIELVYLGGESSAGKTFSDLYPHVGSILNLNIEAVDTEVIASRCEVVFLSLPNGLACDIAPKLLEKGCKILDLSADYRFTDLTTYTTWYGIQRSDRLTSQKAVYGLPELYRDKIAESSLVGCPGCYPTASLLALAPLLKQGLVVPETAIIDAKSGTSGGGRQGKINLLLAEADNSLAAYNIACHRHTPEIEQICSDLARQEVTVQFTPHLIPMVRGILATVYANLRDPGLVRDDLRTIYTAFYRNSTWVKICDSGVYPQTKWACGSNTCYIGIEVDRRTSRVIVTSAIDNLIKGQAGQAIQCMNIMMGWDETVGLPKLGFYP, from the coding sequence ATGAATAATTTTAGGCGCATACCAGTTGGAATTGTTGGCGCCTCAGGTTACGGGGGAGTGCAACTGGTTAGACTACTGATGGATCATCCACAGATAGAACTGGTATACCTAGGTGGTGAAAGCAGTGCTGGTAAAACATTTTCTGATTTATACCCTCATGTAGGAAGCATACTCAATCTAAACATTGAAGCGGTAGACACAGAAGTGATTGCTAGTCGCTGTGAAGTGGTATTTCTTTCCCTACCTAATGGTTTGGCTTGTGACATTGCACCAAAACTTCTAGAAAAAGGTTGTAAAATACTAGACCTAAGTGCTGATTATCGTTTCACTGATTTGACAACTTATACAACTTGGTATGGTATACAAAGGAGCGATCGCCTGACATCACAGAAAGCGGTGTATGGACTACCGGAACTATATAGAGACAAAATTGCCGAATCAAGTTTAGTGGGTTGTCCTGGTTGTTATCCCACGGCGAGTTTATTAGCATTAGCTCCCCTATTGAAACAGGGTTTAGTTGTGCCAGAAACAGCAATTATTGATGCTAAATCAGGAACCTCCGGTGGTGGTAGACAGGGCAAAATTAATCTCTTGTTAGCAGAAGCAGATAATTCTCTAGCTGCATACAACATTGCTTGTCATCGTCACACCCCAGAAATTGAGCAAATTTGTAGTGACTTAGCCAGACAGGAGGTGACAGTTCAATTTACCCCCCATTTAATTCCCATGGTTAGGGGAATTCTCGCCACCGTCTACGCTAACCTAAGAGATCCTGGTCTAGTCAGAGATGATTTAAGAACTATTTACACTGCATTTTACCGTAATTCTACTTGGGTTAAAATCTGTGATAGTGGGGTTTATCCGCAAACTAAATGGGCCTGTGGCAGCAACACATGTTATATAGGTATAGAAGTGGATCGGAGAACTAGTCGTGTAATTGTGACATCAGCCATTGACAACTTAATTAAAGGTCAAGCAGGACAGGCAATTCAATGTATGAACATCATGATGGGATGGGACGAGACTGTGGGACTACCCAAGCTAGGGTTTTATCCTTAA
- a CDS encoding NUDIX hydrolase, producing MNFFKSLIYSPPKLWRVVKTILGIIFRHPIPGTSIIATLSDGRIVLIRRSDDGCWALPGGMVDWGEDIPSVVRRELREETGLELVRIRRLVGVYSSWERDPRIHSICVVVEAEVEGEMNIQDHLEVLEIKAFPPTSLPLTPMSHDHYQQLQDYLSGLTTLA from the coding sequence GTGAACTTTTTTAAGTCGTTGATTTATTCCCCGCCTAAGTTGTGGCGTGTTGTAAAAACTATATTAGGCATTATTTTTCGTCACCCCATTCCGGGAACGAGTATTATTGCGACTTTATCCGATGGCAGAATCGTCTTGATTCGTCGGAGTGATGATGGATGTTGGGCGTTACCTGGTGGTATGGTAGATTGGGGAGAAGATATTCCCAGCGTAGTGCGTCGAGAGTTGAGGGAAGAGACGGGACTGGAACTAGTAAGAATTCGACGCTTAGTGGGAGTTTATTCTTCTTGGGAGCGAGATCCTAGAATTCATTCAATTTGTGTTGTAGTGGAAGCAGAAGTAGAAGGAGAAATGAACATTCAAGATCACCTAGAAGTGCTAGAAATTAAAGCCTTTCCTCCCACTTCCCTTCCCCTAACCCCCATGTCCCATGATCACTATCAGCAGTTACAAGATTACCTGAGTGGGTTAACCACATTGGCTTAG